A DNA window from Deinococcus multiflagellatus contains the following coding sequences:
- a CDS encoding GNAT family N-acetyltransferase, whose translation MRGVSVPALTLRGRRPRDLSVLRRWLTDPAAEWRQWDAPYFHAAQTTEALERYAERLAETPPSPHERVIDLGGQCIGMVNRAEEDPAGGGWWDLGVLIYDPAHWGQGLGTAALRQWVQATLDETEAHVLTFTTWSGNTRMLRAAQRLGFQEAGRVREARLVGRERHDSVRLDLLRREWPGGGG comes from the coding sequence ATGCGCGGCGTGAGTGTTCCTGCCTTGACCCTGCGGGGCCGCCGCCCGCGTGACCTGAGCGTGCTGCGCCGCTGGCTGACCGACCCAGCGGCCGAATGGCGCCAGTGGGACGCGCCGTACTTTCACGCGGCCCAGACCACAGAGGCCCTGGAGCGGTACGCCGAGCGCTTGGCCGAGACGCCCCCCAGCCCGCACGAGCGCGTGATTGACCTGGGCGGCCAGTGCATTGGCATGGTCAACCGCGCCGAGGAGGACCCGGCGGGCGGCGGCTGGTGGGACCTGGGCGTGCTGATCTACGACCCGGCCCACTGGGGCCAGGGGCTGGGCACAGCGGCGCTGCGCCAGTGGGTGCAGGCCACCCTCGACGAAACCGAGGCGCACGTGCTGACCTTCACCACCTGGAGCGGCAACACGCGCATGCTCCGCGCGGCGCAGCGGCTGGGCTTTCAGGAGGCCGGGCGGGTGCGCGAGGCGCGGCTGGTGGGCCGCGAGCGCCACGACAGCGTGCGGCTGGACCTGCTGCGCCGCGAGTGGCCGGGTGGAGGGGGGTAA